Within the Naumovozyma castellii chromosome 1, complete genome genome, the region atttttcgCTCAATCTTTGACAATCCCAATTAAGGAACCTTTACCAATTGATAACATGCCTACTTTTACCGTTTTAACGCCTCATTACTCTGAAAGAATCTTACTATCATTAAGAGAAATTATTCGTGAGGATGACCAATTTTCCAGAGTTACTTTATTAGagtatttgaaacaattacaTCCATTAGAATGGGATTGTTTTGTTAAGGATACAAAAATTCTTGCAGAAGAAACTGCTATTTATGAAGGAAACGAGGAAGAAACTGATAAAGATGATGCCATGAAAtctgaaattgatgatttacCATTTTATTGTATTGGTTTCAAATCTGCTGCACCTGAATATACTTTGCGTACACGTATCTGGGCTTCTTTAAGGTCACAAACACTTTACCGTACAGTCTCAGGGTTTATGAATTACTCAAGAGccattaaattattatatcGTGTGGAAAATCCagaaattgttcaaatgTTTGGTGGTAATGCTGAAGGTTTAGAAAGagaattagaaaagatgacaagaagaaagtttaaatttttggttTCCATGCAAAGATTGGCTAAATTCAAACCTcatgaattggaaaatgcTGAATTCTTACTAAGAGCTTACCCAGATTTACAAATTGCCTACTTGGATGAAGAACCTCCATTAAATGAAGGTGAAGAACCAAGAATTTATTCCGCTTTAATCGATGGTCATTGTGAAATTCTAGAAAATGGTCGTAGACGTCCTAAATTTAGAGTTCAATTATCTGGTAATCCAATTTTAGGTGATGGTAAATCTGATAATCAGAATCATGCCTTAATTTTCTACAGAGGTGAATACATCCAATTAATTGATGCCAATCAAGATAATTATTTAGAAGAATGTTTGAAGATTAGATCTGTACTatctgaatttgaagaaatttatgCAGAACCTTTCAATCCATACATTCCAGGTATGAAATATGAGgaacaaacaacaaatcACCCAGTGGCCATTGTTGGTGCAAgagaatatattttctcCGAAAACTCTGGTGTTCTTGGTGATGTTGCTGCTGGTAAAGAACAAACTTTTGGTACATTATTCGCTCGTACTCTATCACAAATTGGTGGTAAATTACATTATGGTCATCCGGATTTCATTAATGCTACATTTATGACAACCAGAGGTGGTGTTTCTAAGGCTCAAAAGGGGTTACATTTGAATGAAGATATTTACGCTGGTATGAATGCCATGTTGCGTGGTGGTCGTATTAAGCATTGTGAATATTACCAATGTGGTAAAGGTAGAGATTTAGGTTTCGGTacaattttgaatttcacAACAAAGATTGGTGCCGGTATGGGTGAACAGATGCTATCCCGTGAATACTATTATTTAGGTACTCAATTACCAATTGATCGTTTCTTGTCATTCTATTATGCGCATCCTGGTTtccatttgaataatttgttTATTCAACTTTCTTTGCAAATGTTCATGTTAACTTTGGTTAATCTACATGCTTTGGCTCATGAATCCATTATTTGTCTATATGATAGAAATAAGCCAATTACAGACGTTCAATATCCTTTGGGTTGTTACAATCTAGCTCCAGTCAATGATTGGGTTAGACGTTATACTTTATCTATTTTCATTGTCTTCTTTATTGCCTTTGTTCCAATTATTGTTcaagaattaattgaaCGTGGTTTATGGAAGGCAATCTTAAGATTCTTCCGtcatttattatcattatctcCAATGTTCGAAGTGTTTGCAGGTCAAATCTATTCCTCTGCGTTAATGAGTGATTTAACAGTTGGGGGTGCACGTTATATTGCCACAGGTCGTGGTTTTGCTACTTCTCGTATTCCATTCTCAATTTTATACTCAAGATTTGCAGGTTCTGCAATTTATATGGGTGCAAGATCAATGttaatgttattatttggtaCTGTGGCTAATTGGAATGTTTGTCTATTATGGTTCTGGGCATCCTTAACTTCATTACTATTCTCtccattcattttcaatccTCATCAATTTTCGTGGcaagatttcttcttagaTTACAGAGATTTCATCAGATGGTTATCAAGAGGTAACAGCAAATATCATAAGAATTCTTGGATTGGTTATATTAGAATGTCAAGATCTCGTATTACTGGGTTTAAACGTAAATTGACCGGTGATGAATCAGAAAAGGGAGCTGGTGACGCTAGTAGGGCACACCGtattaatttaatattagGTGAAGTCTTCCCATGTACCGTTTATGCTGCTGGGTGTTTTATTGCTTTTACATTTATTAACGCTCAAACAGGTGTTAAGACTACACATGACGATAGAGTAAACTCAGTATTACGTTTAATCATCTGTACCTTAGCTCCTATTGGTATTGACATGGCAGTTCTATTGATGTGCCTGGCGATGTCTTGTTGCTCCGGTGTATTAGGTATGTGTTGCAAGAGAACTGGTGCAGTGATGGCTGCAATTGCCCATGGTACTGCTGTCATTGCACATGTTGGTTTCTTTATTGTTATGTGGGTCCTTGAaggtttcaatttcataaGAATGTTGATGGGTGTCATTGCTTGTATACAATGCCAAAGATTTATCTTCCAATGTACCACTGTGTTCTTACTAAGTCGTGAATTTAAACATGATCATGCCAACACTGCCTTCTGGAACGGTCAATGGAATAGTAATGGTATGCATTGGACTCAACCAACAAGAGAGTTCCTGGCTAAGGTTATTGAATTGTCTGAATTTGCTGCCGATTTCGTGCTAGGTCACATCATCCTATTCTGTCAATTACCAATTCTTTGTATTCCAACCATTGATAAATTACACTCTATCATGTTGTTTTGGTTAAGACCTTCTCGTCAAATTCGTCCACctattttctctttgaaaCAAACTCGTCTGCGTAGACGTATGGTtatgaaatattcaatgCTATACATTCTCATTTTGATTGCGTTTGCTGGTTGTATCATTGGTCCTGCTGTAGCTGGTTCTCGTGTCCATAGAGATTTTGGTACTTCCTTGACTGGTATCACACATAATTTATTCCAACCAAGACATGttaacaataatgatacAGGAACTGGAATTGCCACATACTCAGGCCATTATTACACGATTACTCCTTCAATGAGAACGTGGTCTACTAAGAATTAAcataaattaaataaataaatttggtttgaattattttgatcAGATAAAGCCCCATaatttgttttcattatcatttttattcaTCGGGCTCTTGTACTTTAGCTTATAACAGAATGTTATATAAcgttatatattttaaaatcatcatattattatatctAATATCAACTTAACTGAATAAGCATTACAAAACTTCTGTTATTGATGAGGATTGAAAGGTTTGTGTTACAATTATATGctaaaaagaaagatatgTACATGTACTTGTTTATACATCAAAAGACGtattcaaatgaaatatttcaagacCAGGGACGCTAAGTTCTTTTAGGTCCCCAATTAACACCTAAGAAACCAGTTGGTTTTACAACTTGCGCCAGTTTGGGTTTGACCAAGTAATATCTTTTTTCACCGGGCACATCAATATAAACGCTTGTAAAATCCGGttgatatttatttttggaatccTTTGCTTCAATATGTATCAATgctcttttcttcttggattCAACATGAAATCTCATATAATGATGAACTACCCCATCCCTatcaattttcttctttgataCTATCGGTCTATTTCTAGTCCACCTATCATGAGTAATTAATTCACCGTATGCCTTTAATCTCTCCTTACGCATCTTGGAATCTTTGCATTGTAGCATAGATCTCACATTCGCATCTTTTTCTACCATGGTAACTGCACGATTAAATAGTTGTGTATCACCTGATGGTGAGAACAATTCTGCTATGAtcaaataaagaacaatTACCGATATACCAATACCTCCAATGACTAAAGATccagataatgaaaatgtgGTAAATGCTCTAATTTTAGGCCATATCGTGCTCTTTTTagtcttttccttctttgaaTTACTTTCTTGATGATTCTTTGTTTTATTTGTATCGTCTTTGTTAGGCTGTGACCTTTCAGTGGCGTAAAACCTTTGAGAGGATATGACTCCATTGTTGGAAATAGGGTATCTCTTCGGTAAAAGATACGAAATTGGAAAGCTTCTTTTAATCATTGGTCTCATGTTACAACCAGCTATTGTTCTTAGCAGCATCTCCAATGGTATCTAAATCGTTGTTCTAATGTTGTTTAGTTGTATTGGGATGATTGAGGAGTTTCTAAGTTTGTAAATGATTAAAAACTTAAAATTCCGAATCAACGTTAATGCTATCTTATTTTCGAGactaaaaaaaaatggaaaaatggATCTTTAACAGAAAAAGAATTGGTGATGcatgataaattattaatatacaCATATTAATCATATTAAGTGAAATAGATAGTACATTGTTACTCAATATACTGGACTTCTAAAATGCAAAGTGCATGACCACTACTACTTAGT harbors:
- the GSC2 gene encoding 1,3-beta-glucan synthase GSC2 (ancestral locus Anc_4.173), whose product is MSYHDRDVHNQEPTIDQYGQPIYPQDDSYSQDGESHQEQYMNENYSDFSSFAAPNGAHNNTNSASTYDDSYGGQYTSSQVSYSEQTGTSTPVFGSGPFNMPDGLNVGLPNDPYPAWTADEDAPVNIEQIEDIFIDLTNKFGFQRDSMRNIFDHFMTLLDSRASRMTPAQALISLHADYIGGDTSNYKKWYFAAQLDMDDEIGFRNVKMGKLSRKARKAKKSNKKAIKHSSPEAVEATLQQLEGDNSLQAADYRWKAKMSSLSPEEMVRQLALYLLCWGEANQVRFTSECLCFIYKCAYDYYQSPECQQRTQPLPEGDYLNRIISPLYHFLRDQVYEVADNRYIKRERDHNKVIGYDDVNQLFWYPEGIAKIIMEDGRKLIDLPSEDRYLRLGDVIWGNVFFKTYKETRTWLHMVTNFNRIWIMHISVYWMYVAYNAPTLYTHNYQQLVDNQPLASYRWATAALGGTVASLIQLVATLCEWTFVPRNWAGAQHLSRRFMFLFFIFAANFAPVLFVFIYEKDTVYSKAGYIVGIVMFFVAVVTMVYFSVMPLGGLFTSYMNKSSRRYVASQTFTASFAPLKGIDRWLSYLVWVVVFGAKYAESYYFLILSLRDPIRILSTMTMRCTGEYWWGAKLCKHQSKIVLGLMIATDFILFFLDTYLWYIIVNTIFSVGKSFYLGISVLTPWRNIFTRLPKRIYMKILATSHAQVKYKPKVLISQVWNAIIISMYREHLLAIDHVQKLLYHQVLSEVQGKRSLRAPTFFTSQDGKSIEGEFFPKDSEAERRISFFAQSLTIPIKEPLPIDNMPTFTVLTPHYSERILLSLREIIREDDQFSRVTLLEYLKQLHPLEWDCFVKDTKILAEETAIYEGNEEETDKDDAMKSEIDDLPFYCIGFKSAAPEYTLRTRIWASLRSQTLYRTVSGFMNYSRAIKLLYRVENPEIVQMFGGNAEGLERELEKMTRRKFKFLVSMQRLAKFKPHELENAEFLLRAYPDLQIAYLDEEPPLNEGEEPRIYSALIDGHCEILENGRRRPKFRVQLSGNPILGDGKSDNQNHALIFYRGEYIQLIDANQDNYLEECLKIRSVLSEFEEIYAEPFNPYIPGMKYEEQTTNHPVAIVGAREYIFSENSGVLGDVAAGKEQTFGTLFARTLSQIGGKLHYGHPDFINATFMTTRGGVSKAQKGLHLNEDIYAGMNAMLRGGRIKHCEYYQCGKGRDLGFGTILNFTTKIGAGMGEQMLSREYYYLGTQLPIDRFLSFYYAHPGFHLNNLFIQLSLQMFMLTLVNLHALAHESIICLYDRNKPITDVQYPLGCYNLAPVNDWVRRYTLSIFIVFFIAFVPIIVQELIERGLWKAILRFFRHLLSLSPMFEVFAGQIYSSALMSDLTVGGARYIATGRGFATSRIPFSILYSRFAGSAIYMGARSMLMLLFGTVANWNVCLLWFWASLTSLLFSPFIFNPHQFSWQDFFLDYRDFIRWLSRGNSKYHKNSWIGYIRMSRSRITGFKRKLTGDESEKGAGDASRAHRINLILGEVFPCTVYAAGCFIAFTFINAQTGVKTTHDDRVNSVLRLIICTLAPIGIDMAVLLMCLAMSCCSGVLGMCCKRTGAVMAAIAHGTAVIAHVGFFIVMWVLEGFNFIRMLMGVIACIQCQRFIFQCTTVFLLSREFKHDHANTAFWNGQWNSNGMHWTQPTREFLAKVIELSEFAADFVLGHIILFCQLPILCIPTIDKLHSIMLFWLRPSRQIRPPIFSLKQTRLRRRMVMKYSMLYILILIAFAGCIIGPAVAGSRVHRDFGTSLTGITHNLFQPRHVNNNDTGTGIATYSGHYYTITPSMRTWSTKN
- the TIM21 gene encoding Tim21p (ancestral locus Anc_4.175) — its product is MLLRTIAGCNMRPMIKRSFPISYLLPKRYPISNNGVISSQRFYATERSQPNKDDTNKTKNHQESNSKKEKTKKSTIWPKIRAFTTFSLSGSLVIGGIGISVIVLYLIIAELFSPSGDTQLFNRAVTMVEKDANVRSMLQCKDSKMRKERLKAYGELITHDRWTRNRPIVSKKKIDRDGVVHHYMRFHVESKKKRALIHIEAKDSKNKYQPDFTSVYIDVPGEKRYYLVKPKLAQVVKPTGFLGVNWGPKRT